CGAACGTCGGGCAAACGCATGTCCATGATCAGGTATGCGCCGGCGAGTGCGATGACACCGAGCGCAAGCCATACATCTTTGTTGATGCTCTTCATGTCTCCTCCAGCATTCGTCTCAGGCAACGCCGCCGCGAGGCGGGATAGCCCGATTAGAAATTGAATGCGTCCGACGTGCTCTGAGCGAACAGCTCATTCATCGGCACCACGCGCTCGATCAGCCCGTCGTTTTGCGCGTAGCGCTGCAACGTGTCGAGTTCGCCGCGGCTCTCGTTCACGCCGTAGCGCCAATAGTCGTCGCCCATCAGCGCCCTCACCTGATTGAACTCGTCGGTGATCCACGGATGCATGATGCGCAGCGTATCCGTCACCTGAAGTTCCGTCAGAGCAATATCGCGCGCTTTCTTGAACGCGGCGAATACGTTGACCGGAAGCCAAGGGTGCCGTTCAACGAGCGAGCGCCGAATGCCGAGCGTGTGCATGGGCGGGAACATCCCCGTTTTGCGAAACCAGGCTTGCTCGGCTTCGCGAAACGCGGGGAAAAGACGTCGCACGTGTTCGTTGCGTCCAAAGCACGAAGGCGGCTTGGGCGCGATCACCGCATCGATCTCGCCCACATCGAGCAGACGCGCAAGCGTCTCGCCCGGTGCGATCGGCTCGATTTCGATGTCGGGCCGCACCGCATAGGGAACCCGCGCCGCGCGCCCCGCCTGTTCGAGACCGCCGACTACCCAGCGCACGTCGCAACTATCGATACCGTATTCGTCTGCGAGCATGCCCCGCACCCAAATACCTGCCGTTTGCTGAAAGTCGGGCACGCCGATACGGCGCCCCTTCAGTGCCTCGGGCGAATCGATCCCGCGGTCGCTACGAACGTAGATGGCCGAGTGACGAAACGATCGCGAGAGAAACACCGGCACACCGATGTAATGCGTTGCCGCACGCGCCGTGGTCATGAGGTGTGTGCCCAGCGATAGCTCCGAAATATCGAACTCCGCGTGCCGAAACGCGCGTTGAAACAGCTCTTCGGCAGGGCCGGTCACGAAATGGATCTTCACCCCTTCGATTGAGACCCTGTTGTCGAGCAACGCTCGGGTTCGGTCTGTGTTCTGGCAAGCCAGCGATAGTTCGAGCATAGAGATCAAGTACCGTATCGGTAGGAATCCGGACAGCACGCTCGTCGAGCAAACGTGCGGGATCAAAAACAAATTGCTAAGTAGTACTAACTAAATTTCCGGCAATGCAATGCCGGATCGAGTGCTTGGGAGAGCGAGCGCTACGGAGCAGCCTATGGAGCGCCGCTGCGCGAGCCTTCGGTCAGGCGATCTTATCGCCGGCTTCTCGCGCACCCGCTTTTGTCATGCCATCCAACGAAAGGAGCATGCGCTCTTTGCCCTTCGACACATGGGTGAAGCTCGTCTCGTAGCTGCGGCGCGAGTCGTGCGATTTCAACGTGTTGACGATCTCGCGATGCTCCTCGTTCGACTCGAGCAGCGCCCCGCGCTGCACCATGCCGTGGACCCGGAACAGATGAAACTCTTTGACGAACGCTCGATACTGCTTGAGCAGCCGCGAGTTGCCCGTCGAACGGACGATGTAATCGTGGAACTCGAGATTGAGCGGATCGAAGCGCGAGAAATCGCCCTTCTCAGCGGCGTCCTGCATTTCATCCACGTAGCTGTCGAGTTGCCGAGCCATCTCGGCGGTGAGTACCGGCGCAAGCAGCGAAGCCGCAAGCGCGGTCAAGCCCGCCCGCAGGTCATACACTTCGATCGCGTCGTCACGCGTCACTTCTTGAATGAAGACACCGCGTTGCGGAATCTGATATACGAGGCCCAGTTCGGCCAGCGCCCGGCACGCCTCCCGGACAGGCCCTCGGCTGACGGCGAGCTTATCGGCCACGGCCTTTTCATTCAGGCGCTCACCCGGCTTCAATTCGCCGCTCAAAATCATGCGCTCGATCTCACGCTGAACGACACCAGTCAACGTGTTCGCTCGGAAGTCGGCTAGAGAGACGGGAGTGGAGGTGCGATCGGTTTCCATGAGAAACGAGTCTAGTGAGGGGAATGAAAAATGTCAACACTTTACTTTTTCCAACGCGGAGCGGGTTCGACAGCATTTTGTAATGCTAGATCCCCCTCCGGCTCGTTACCCAAGATACGCATCGGTCATCGAGTGAGCGAGGATCTCGACTTCGCGCACACAGGCGGTGGGCACCTACCGCGCAGTCGGCTCCCCAGTCGGCTCCCGCAGTCGGCTCCCATTGCTCGCTCGATCGCTACGCGATCGAGGCATCAAACCAGAGTCGAATCAAAGCCCACTGGCGGAGGAAGAGTTCATTGATGCTGGGCTCGAACTCGTCAACTATCAACAAGATTTTCTCGCCAACGAGACAGTCAGGGTTTCATTCGTCGCCCTCGACTCGCCGGCGCAACGCTCCATTGCAGGAAACCCCACGCCGCCCCTGCGAGTAGCAACGCTGGATGAAATCTTCGCACTCGAGTGCCTTGTTTGCGCCGAACGCGCGAATGCGATTGCTGCCTTGCCGGCCGGATGCAGGCGACGAAGGCTACGCGCCATTGCTGACCAACGCGCCGAGCCTGGACACGATGCGCGTTTTTTTCAGTCGCAGTTGGACGAACTAGAAGTTCGGCTCGCGAAGCAAGCGTTCAGCGAACTCGGCTGTTCTTCACGCGATCAATGAACGCCACGGCTTCGGCGTCTGCCTGCGAGCGAGCGCAGCTTCGAGGGGATCGTTCAGGCAATCCGTGAACCGCGCCTCGACCGATCCGTCGCCCCTATGGCAGAAACACGTGCGCCACTCGGCGGAAAGCGGCATTTACTGCACGAACTTGGCATCCATCGCCGGCAGAGTCGGCATGACCTCGAAGTACAGCTCCGCGGGAGAACGGATCAGCAGCGCAAACGAATCCTCGTGATAATGACCAAACGTCATATAGACGAAACCAAAACGGTAGTCAACGACAAGCCGGGCGATCTGGTGCATACCGTCTTGGCACGTATATTCCATGAACTGCCCGCTGGTATCCACGTTGGCCGATGCCTGATTATGCGGCAAAGCGCCAACCGTCATCGCCGCGTTGCGAATGGCCGGAGCATGAACCTCGAGCCGGGATGAAGTCGATCCGCTCTGATAGGGTAAATAGCCGTGCTCGTTCTGATGGATGGAGCGCGCACTCACGTTGAAACTGTGAAGCATACTGTTGCTCTTCATCGCTTTGCGAATTTGGCGCAATAAACTGTATGTCACCGGGGTATCCTCGAGACATTCGTCGTTGAAGATCGGCACCACCCTCGTCTTATGGTAATGGTCGGAGAATTTGATACCCCCATTGTAATTCTGGGTGCCACATTTATTGAAAAATATTCTCATTACAGATGGAAAATTTCCACCATTGCTATCTTCTACTGTAGAAACGGCGCTAAACGGCATATCACCCTCATTCATCGTCGAAATTAACGTTACAACGCCATTCCAATGAATCAGAACGACGTCGTTATGCCCAAGATGGGTATAACGATATGCGTTACGGCTGTATCGCTCCGTCGCTGCGCAACGTCCCCATCTTGCTGTCTTTTTTATCGGTCAATACGAGACCGCCCGATCCCGGTTTTCCGAATAGAGGAAACAGGCCGGCGTGATTCCTGTAGGAAATGATGACTTCGTTGTTTTCGCCCTCTTGCGAAGCTACCGCCACCTTGGTTCGATACGCATGTGCGTTGTTTCTTCTTCTCTCCAAGAGCCCTGGCGACAACGGCCCTCCCATGATGTTCGCCATACCGTATCTCACATGCAGCCTTCCGTCATCCTCACCCGGCGAGCCCGTCTTTTCTTTTTTTATTATCAAAAATCCCGAGTGCATGTCGTCCGAAGAGCCGTATTTTATGCGAGTTAAATTCGCTCGCATTCCTTGATACTCCGTGTAGAGCTCACTGCCTCGATTCGCTTTTGCAACCGCGGACAGCAACGCAAATGCCACCAGGTCTTCCTCGAGAGGAATCGGCATAAAAACGATGATTGTTTTTGCGGTTATCTTGAAAAACTGGTTCGCAAGTGGGATATCAGGGCGCAGAAGCACGGCACTGAGATCATGCAACCCCAGATCGTTCTTCAGTTTCTTCAGAAAATTATCTGCATTTAGGCGAGCAATCGTGCCAGCGACAGAAGGATCGAGATTGATCGTAGTTTCGACATGCTTCCTCACCCCAATCTGCTTCAGGGCCGCATCGTCGCCGGTCGCCCGAGCAGTCATGCGCCGTTCTTTAAAAGCCGTTGCGAAATCGTCCGTACTCTCCCAGCTTTTTATGTCGGCGAACCATATTCTGGCGAACTCTCTTATGACATCCAACTCCGCCCCGTCTTCTATTGCCGCCATGAGGCGGCCCCGGCTTTCTTCGAGCGACATGCGTGGTCTCCGTTCGCAATGATCTGACAGTATGGCACCGAGCCCTACCGGTCACAACGCATGCAAATGGGGCATCTCACTAGGCATGAAGTCAACCGATCGATGACGCGGCATCGCACGATGCATCGCGAGCCGGCGCACCGGCAATCCATGCGGACCTATGCATGGACTTCATGGCGACTCGGGAATGGGACGAGACAGGGCTAGTCGGTATCGTGCTTTCACATCGCGAGGCACGAGACGTTATCGGTGTCGCCGCGACGATTCCGAACGATTTCCACAGGAGACGCCCATGATCCATGCCCAAGCCGCCGTGCTGACCCAATCACGGTCGAACAACTTACCCCGCAATTGCACCTTCGACGCCCGCGACTGGGAGATTCTGAGCCGCTACTGGCATCCTGTCGCATTCGCGAGCGACGTGCGCGACCAGCCGCTAAGCGTGACGCTGCTCGACGAGCCGCTCGTGCTGTTTCGTGCGCAAGGCAGCGTGGTTGCCGCGCGCGACGTGTGTCCCCATCGAGGCGCGCCCCTCAGCCGGGGCTGGGTCGCCAATGATCATCTGGTCTGCCCATATCACGGCCTCGAATACGAGGCGAGCGGCACATGCAGCCGCATCCCGTCGCAACCGGAGGGTCCCATTCCGGAGCGCCTTTGCCTGGCGACGTATCCGGCGCAAGAGGCATACGGCCTCGTATGGGTTTCGCTTGGCGGCGGCGCGATCCCGCTACCCGAGTTCCCGGCTTGGAATACAGAGGGATATCAGCAGATCCTTCCCCCGTCGATCGACATTCGCGCATCGGCCGGACGACAAACCGAAGGCTTCATCGACGTCGCGCACTTTGCGTGGATTCACCACGACAGCTTCGCGGACCGGCACAACCCCGTCGTGCCGCGATATTCGGTCGAGCGGCGGGAAAACGGCATGCGTGCGGAATACGTGAGCCCGGTCAGCAACTTTCCCAAGTCCATGCGGCATCGCGCACCCGAGGGCTTCCTATGGCGAAGAATCTTCGAAGTCGATGTTCCGTTCTTCGCGCGTCTCACTGTGCATTTCCCCGAAAACGGCAAGCTCGCGATTCTCAATGCAGCAAGCCCCATATCCGCGCGATTGACCCGTTTGTTCGTGCCCATCGTCCGAAATTTCGACCAGGACCTTCCGCTCGAAGAAGTCTATGCGTTCAACCGACAAGTGTTCGAGGAAGACCGCGCCATCGTCGAGTTGCAGTGCCCGGAAGATTTGCCGATCGAACGCTCCGCGGAAGCACCGATTCTCGCGGATCGGTCATCGGGCGCTTATCGGCGCGCACTTGCCGAAATCGGCCTGGGACAATCGTACGTGCGTTGAACGCGAGGTGGGAGAGCGAAGATGACAATCTGGGAATGTGTGATTTGCGGGTTTCGCTATGACGAAGCCGAGGGTTTGCCGCATGAGGGTATTGCGCCCGGTACGCGCTGGGAAGACGTTCCGAACGATTGGGTGTGCCCCGATTGCGCAACGGGCAAGCACGATTTCGACATGCAGGCGGTATCGCAATGAGTACGCAGGAACGCTCGGAAAATACCGCGGCCCCCATCGTCATCGTCGGCACGGGCTTGGCGGGTTATACGGTTGCGCGGGAATTGCGCAAACTCGACGGCGACGTACCGATCGTCATGATCAGCCGCGATGACGGCCGGTTCTATTCGAAGCCCATGCTATCGAACGCGCTTGCTCTGAAGAAGGAGCCTGGTCAACTCGCCACCTCCGACGCGACGGCAATGGCGTCGCAATTGCGCGCGCGTATCTGGACGCAGTGTGCCGTGAAGCAGCTTCTACCCGATGCACACGCGCTCGTTCTCGATAACGGACAGACGCTCCGATATCGCGCGCTCGTTCTCGCCATGGGTGCCGATGCCAAGCGCGCACCGATCGACGGCGACGGCGCGGCAGACGTGCTGTCGATCAACGACCTGCACGACTACGCACGATTTCGCGAAACGCTGCGCACGTGTCGCTCCGTTGCGATTCTAGGGGCGGGCCTGATCGGCTGCGAGTTCGCAAACGATCTGATCGCCACGGGGCACAGGGTCGACATCATCGATCCGGCCGAGCTGCCGCTGTCGCGATTGTTGCCGCAGGAAGCCGGCAACGTCTTCCGAAGCGCGCTCGAAGCCGCGGGCGTCAGGCTGAGGCTGGGGACCAGCGTTCGCTCGATCGCGCGGCGCGAGCGCGGCTATCGGTTGCTGCTTTCGAACGCGGTTCGATTCGACGTCGATGTCGTGCTGTCAGCGATCGGGCTCGCACCGCGCGTCCTGCTCGCGCGCGAAGCGGGGCTCGCGGTCTCGGACGGAATTGCCACGGACGCCTGGTGCCGCACCAGCGCGCCCGACATCTACGCGCTCGGCGATTGCGCGTCGATCGATGGCCGAGTCAGGCCTTACGTGCTGCCGATCATGCATGCCGCACGCGCGGTTGCGCAGTGTTTGTGCGGAACGCTCACGCGCGCTGAATTTCCGATCATGCCAATCGTGATCAAAACCCCGGCAATACCTGCGGTAGTCGTGACGCCTGCCGCCGACGGTCTTTGGACCACGGAGATCGACAGCGGCGATGCTCGCCACGTCGCCCGCGCACGATGCGAAGATCCGACCACCGGCCGCATGACGGGCTTCGCGCTGCTCGATGCGGCAACCAAGGACAAGGCCGCCTGGCTGCAGGCGATGGCAAGCGAAGCACAGCCTTAGCCGCTAGAGCCCCCCCTATAAGCGGTGCGTGCCCTGCGCATATCGCTCTTCGACAGGCAGCTGCTTCGCTGACCGACTCCTGTTGCGGCTCTACGTCCACGCGAGGATTCCTGTCTCCCTTGCTCGACGTGACCGTTCTTTGCCGCGAGCGCTCGCTCGCGGCCATTTTTTTACGTCGGGGTATCCGCACTTGCAGACGCGAGGCTCTTCGCGACGCGAGCAACCAGGCGCCGCAACCAGATTGCCGACGCGCTGCGATGCGTGCGATCGTGCCAGAGCTGGTAATAAGTGAGCGCTTGCGGCACGCACGGAATAGGTTCGATACGCAGCGGGAGCAGCGTACAGAAATGCGCCGCCAGCCCCCGCGTCGTCGTAAAGAGCAGATTCGTGCGCATCAGCACGTATGGCGCCAGCCCGAAGTAGGGCATCGTCGTCGTGACGTTTCTCGACAACCCGCTGCGCGCGAGTTCGAGGTCGATCGTACCGAGCCCTCTCGCGTGGTGCGTGGTGACACCAAGATGCTCGACCTCCTGATAGATCGCGCTAGTGAGATTGCCGGGCTGAATCGGGTGATCTTCGCGCATCAGGCAAACCATGTCGTCCTTGCATAGCGGTTGGATATGCAAGTTTTCCGGCGGCGTACTCCAATTACCCACGACCACATCGAGCGTGCCGCTCTCGAGCCCATGCTCGTAACCGCCGTCCACCGTCATGAGATGCTGGAACTCGAGACGCGCCCCTGGCGCTTCATGCTTGAACGCGTCGACGACGGCAGGCAGAAAGAATACGTCCAGATAGTCGGGCGAACCGATGCGGAAGGTGCGACGCGTCGTGGCCGGGTCGAACGTGGCGGTCGGATTCAACACTGCCGTGATCCCCGAGAGCGCTTGAACGAGCGGCTCGACGAGCGTTATAGCGTGACTCGTCGGCACCATCCGACTTCCACTGCGTACGAGCAACGGATCGCCCGTCAGGGTGCGCAGCTTGCGCAGAGCGACACTGATGGTCGGCTGCGATACACCGAGCAGCGCCGCGGTGCGCGAAACGCTCGACTCTGTGATGAGGGTGTGGAGAATCTTGAGAAGGTGAGAATCGATGACCTGCTTGTACATACGTGCCGCCGTCTGATGGTTGCCGCTTGACGTTGCCTAACGTTGCGTGTCGTTGCGCTTATCGCTGTATACGTAGCGATATTTCGCACGTCAATCGATGCGGCGACGACGCCATCCGCGGGAGGCGCGTGGTTTGGGCTCTATATCGGATCGAACATTCTGTCTATGCGGCTTGGTTCATCGGGCCGCGACGCCGCAAGCCTCTCGCGGCATGCTCGGCGTCGCCCTTCGCGGTTGATGACGTATGGGCCGGCTTACCCGCCGGCAACCGGCTATTCCAAGTTGATTGCAACGTTTTTGAAGAACCGATTGAGCGCATCGCCGACGTGTTCCGGCGCGGCCGCGCGGATGCGCGGTTGACTTTGCGCGAGCATCTCGTAGTAAAAGCGCGGATTGGCTTCGCATAGCTGTATGACCCTTACCGCACGATCGATGAGCTGATTATCCGTTTCCGCACCGCGCTTGGAAAACAGCAGATGCCCTTCTCGCACGACGTTGACCATCGCGGATGCATTGAGGCGATAGCCTAGTTCATCGAACGAGATGGCATATCGGCAACCGGCATAATGATCGAGCCCGTCGATACGGCCAGCGTAATGAACTCTGGGGTTCGTGGCGGGGAGCGCCTTCATGCTGGCCACTAGTGTGTCGTCGGATTCCTTGCCGGCGATGACGATCTTCAGCGATGCATGAAGCCCGGCTTCATTCATCTTCGTTGCCAATCGCTCGACCACCGCTTTGCTCAACCCGTGTCTGGGCAT
The sequence above is a segment of the Trinickia acidisoli genome. Coding sequences within it:
- a CDS encoding PhnD/SsuA/transferrin family substrate-binding protein, producing the protein MLELSLACQNTDRTRALLDNRVSIEGVKIHFVTGPAEELFQRAFRHAEFDISELSLGTHLMTTARAATHYIGVPVFLSRSFRHSAIYVRSDRGIDSPEALKGRRIGVPDFQQTAGIWVRGMLADEYGIDSCDVRWVVGGLEQAGRAARVPYAVRPDIEIEPIAPGETLARLLDVGEIDAVIAPKPPSCFGRNEHVRRLFPAFREAEQAWFRKTGMFPPMHTLGIRRSLVERHPWLPVNVFAAFKKARDIALTELQVTDTLRIMHPWITDEFNQVRALMGDDYWRYGVNESRGELDTLQRYAQNDGLIERVVPMNELFAQSTSDAFNF
- a CDS encoding GntR family transcriptional regulator, producing the protein METDRTSTPVSLADFRANTLTGVVQREIERMILSGELKPGERLNEKAVADKLAVSRGPVREACRALAELGLVYQIPQRGVFIQEVTRDDAIEVYDLRAGLTALAASLLAPVLTAEMARQLDSYVDEMQDAAEKGDFSRFDPLNLEFHDYIVRSTGNSRLLKQYRAFVKEFHLFRVHGMVQRGALLESNEEHREIVNTLKSHDSRRSYETSFTHVSKGKERMLLSLDGMTKAGAREAGDKIA
- a CDS encoding aromatic ring-hydroxylating dioxygenase subunit alpha, whose translation is MIHAQAAVLTQSRSNNLPRNCTFDARDWEILSRYWHPVAFASDVRDQPLSVTLLDEPLVLFRAQGSVVAARDVCPHRGAPLSRGWVANDHLVCPYHGLEYEASGTCSRIPSQPEGPIPERLCLATYPAQEAYGLVWVSLGGGAIPLPEFPAWNTEGYQQILPPSIDIRASAGRQTEGFIDVAHFAWIHHDSFADRHNPVVPRYSVERRENGMRAEYVSPVSNFPKSMRHRAPEGFLWRRIFEVDVPFFARLTVHFPENGKLAILNAASPISARLTRLFVPIVRNFDQDLPLEEVYAFNRQVFEEDRAIVELQCPEDLPIERSAEAPILADRSSGAYRRALAEIGLGQSYVR
- a CDS encoding rubredoxin, producing MTIWECVICGFRYDEAEGLPHEGIAPGTRWEDVPNDWVCPDCATGKHDFDMQAVSQ
- a CDS encoding NAD(P)/FAD-dependent oxidoreductase, giving the protein MSTQERSENTAAPIVIVGTGLAGYTVARELRKLDGDVPIVMISRDDGRFYSKPMLSNALALKKEPGQLATSDATAMASQLRARIWTQCAVKQLLPDAHALVLDNGQTLRYRALVLAMGADAKRAPIDGDGAADVLSINDLHDYARFRETLRTCRSVAILGAGLIGCEFANDLIATGHRVDIIDPAELPLSRLLPQEAGNVFRSALEAAGVRLRLGTSVRSIARRERGYRLLLSNAVRFDVDVVLSAIGLAPRVLLAREAGLAVSDGIATDAWCRTSAPDIYALGDCASIDGRVRPYVLPIMHAARAVAQCLCGTLTRAEFPIMPIVIKTPAIPAVVVTPAADGLWTTEIDSGDARHVARARCEDPTTGRMTGFALLDAATKDKAAWLQAMASEAQP
- a CDS encoding LysR family transcriptional regulator; the protein is MYKQVIDSHLLKILHTLITESSVSRTAALLGVSQPTISVALRKLRTLTGDPLLVRSGSRMVPTSHAITLVEPLVQALSGITAVLNPTATFDPATTRRTFRIGSPDYLDVFFLPAVVDAFKHEAPGARLEFQHLMTVDGGYEHGLESGTLDVVVGNWSTPPENLHIQPLCKDDMVCLMREDHPIQPGNLTSAIYQEVEHLGVTTHHARGLGTIDLELARSGLSRNVTTTMPYFGLAPYVLMRTNLLFTTTRGLAAHFCTLLPLRIEPIPCVPQALTYYQLWHDRTHRSASAIWLRRLVARVAKSLASASADTPT